TGAGTTGAGCTTATTGGAAGATCAGAGTCCAGTTTCTTTATATGGATTTACAAGTGTAAAGCTGGACTTGCACTGAGATCTCCCTCCCAAGATTGGGGGTCCTGTGTAGGCCGTAACCACTCCATTTTGAGAGAGACTGCAACAACAGAAGTCTCCGATTTTGAGAGAGACTGCAACAACAGAAGTCTCCGAATATGAATGGAGATGCACGCATGGAACACAACTTATTTGACGGTCGGAAGCCGTGTGTTCTTCTGAGCTTTACAAAATCCCTTCCAAGATAATTGCTACCTCTGTATCTCAGTTTTCAATAGGAAATTGAAGGTTGAAAATACAACATAGCTCTACTTCAGACTGAGAAACACGAAGCCTACAGTGCAAGTTGAAGTGACAATTCTGAGAGCTTGAACAGGGGAAAAGATCATGGCAAATTACTGCAAAAAAGTATAAGAAAACTGCTTATTGTTTAAAGCACAAGAACTTAAGTTGTAAATTTGTAACTAAACTTTTCTGTCTGTCGTTATGCATCTTCACATTCTATGTATTGATGTCTAGATATGCacatttaaaatgaaaaaaaaaaaaaaacacgcATGATAAAAACCTAGCATTacaattgaaattacataaaaaaatttcatgcgTCAGCATGTGCCGGGACTTGATTGATATGCACATTGAAGGATCTCCAGTACGATAAGAACAGATTCAAGAGTCTCCCCTGATAACTAGCTCAACTCCTATAGCTTATCCCTTGGCCTATAGCTTATCCTCCTTGCAGTTCCCCTGGGAAAAAGCTGATATCCTTTTTGCTGACAAAAGCTTGTAACTTACCAACCTTGTTAATCATCTGGGAAAAAGTCGACATCCTTGGGTGGACCTTGCCGGAGCTTGTTCTGGAGTTCCACCTGCTTGGGTATAACAAGTTCTATTCCATTCCCcgaatatgaaaaatatctttCAAGCACCTTCTGCAATCATACATAACATTGCATCTCAGTCTGGTGACTGACAATACCACCATGTTTTATCTTACTACGGTGACACCAAGGAGTTCTTTAACTCAACAGGTAGTTAAGCAtgaatatgaaagaaaaaatagttcaGGTATAACAATGTTGCTTATTGCTCACCACAGCAGCATAAGCGTCAATCCTCCCTTCACGAGCAGATCTACTGAGGCCCCTGAacattcaaaacaaaatatatgatgCTCTACCTTAGACTTCATCCACACATTTCAACGAAATGCTATAAAACAATATAGCATTCTAGTTGAGGAGATGCGCTGGGATTGGACAATCGACATTGGTTGTTAATTAGAGATGGATCAGAAGAGATGTTTACTTGGCTATCATATGGTCCAGAGCCTCGGCAGATGTTCCATGCTCATCCTGCAGGTATACTCTCCACCCCCTGATGCAGAATCAAGATCCATGATAACTATGACATTGTTCTAAGACCATGATAAGATAACCAAGAATTAGAGCCACTCGAACTACAGAAATGAAAAACAGATTAACAGAGCAATAAAGCTTATAAGAAATCACATTCACATCTCTGTATgggagaaaataaacaaaagcatataattgaattgaaCTCTGGCATAATCTATTATTAACATGTAAGTATTAGTCAGAATACTTGATTATTGGTCGAGTGCTATTTTAGATATCAACTTCATGTGAGTATAGGAACTTtcttgacttttttttattggaaattcATAGCTCGTACACGCCAGCATTTCCCTATAAACAACCTCTGGGAAAGAAGAGATCTCTACATTCTAGGAAACAGATTATAAAGCTATCCTTTAGATTGAGTTGTTCGTCTGTCTAGTTATTGTTGTGCTTATGTTGGTTTTCGTTCAACTATTTTAACCTCACGAGATCAACAAGTAGCAGGAAATGTACCTCTCTGCAGCTCGAACTGCAAGCCTCCCAGCCACGCTACGGACTTTATTCGATTGCTCTGTCTCATTCCCTTGACCAGACTTTGGAAGCCcaattataaattcatcaaCTTCCTAACAATCCATACAGATTCATCATCTTGCAAAATATTCAATCCACCCCATATAAAGctaatatcaagaaaataaactcTGAAAAAtcccacataaaaaaaaaggacaatgAAAGCAAATTCCTTTCTTCTCAAACCTGCTTTTCAGCAATATCAAGAAGTCTAAGCTCAAGCTTCTGCCCTCTTAATTCAAGAACCTAGCAACAATACCACAAAAACCCATCTCATCTATTCATACATAAACGTAcgacacatacacacataaaatgattttgtacGCGTCAGGAGTACCGTTAAAGGGCGAATGGAGAAGCCTTTGCTAAGGGCAACGCCGGTGCGGGACAATCCCAAGTCTACCCCTAGACTGAAGCCGCCCCGCCAAGACGGATCGCGCTTCCGGCGAAGGGCATTTGGGGGAATTTGCTCCTCCCATGGCAATGAAACTGATGCTGCAGCCCTTGGAAACAATTGGGTTCTTCTAGGTAAAGAAACTGAAATTCCTCTTTGAATTTGAAGAGGGTTTAGAGTTGCGAACTGAACTGccatttattctttctttatttccttttcCCCACTTCTTTCCGCCAGTGGAG
The nucleotide sequence above comes from Sesamum indicum cultivar Zhongzhi No. 13 linkage group LG11, S_indicum_v1.0, whole genome shotgun sequence. Encoded proteins:
- the LOC105173304 gene encoding uncharacterized protein LOC105173304 isoform X3: MAVQFATLNPLQIQRGISVSLPRRTQLFPRAAASVSLPWEEQIPPNALRRKRDPSWRGGFSLGVDLGLSRTGVALSKGFSIRPLTEVDEFIIGLPKSGQGNETEQSNKVRSVAGRLAVRAAERGWRVYLQDEHGTSAEALDHMIAKGLSRSAREGRIDAYAAVKVLERYFSYSGNGIELVIPKQVELQNKLRQGPPKDVDFFPDD
- the LOC105173304 gene encoding uncharacterized protein LOC105173304 isoform X2 — encoded protein: MAVQFATLNPLQIQRGISVSLPRRTQLFPRAAASVSLPWEEQIPPNALRRKRDPSWRGGFSLGVDLGLSRTGVALSKGFSIRPLTVLELRGQKLELRLLDIAEKQEVDEFIIGLPKSGQGNETEQSNKVRSVAGRLAVRAAERGWRVYLQDEHGTSAEALDHMIAKGLSRSAREGRIDAYAAVVLERYFSYSGNGIELVIPKQVELQNKLRQGPPKDVDFFPDD
- the LOC105173304 gene encoding uncharacterized protein LOC105173304 isoform X1 is translated as MAVQFATLNPLQIQRGISVSLPRRTQLFPRAAASVSLPWEEQIPPNALRRKRDPSWRGGFSLGVDLGLSRTGVALSKGFSIRPLTVLELRGQKLELRLLDIAEKQEVDEFIIGLPKSGQGNETEQSNKVRSVAGRLAVRAAERGWRVYLQDEHGTSAEALDHMIAKGLSRSAREGRIDAYAAVKVLERYFSYSGNGIELVIPKQVELQNKLRQGPPKDVDFFPDD